In one Geotoga petraea genomic region, the following are encoded:
- a CDS encoding ribosomal-processing cysteine protease Prp, producing the protein MVKVSFYNKKVILKGHAMHGDYGQDIVCSAISSISQYTAEFLKKEKLGSYKKKNGYLKIEYSNDELSLKIIEHMKEAMISIEKDYPGNVKVEVKNK; encoded by the coding sequence ATGGTTAAAGTTTCTTTCTATAACAAAAAAGTTATTTTAAAAGGTCATGCCATGCATGGCGATTATGGTCAAGACATAGTTTGTTCAGCTATAAGCTCTATTTCTCAGTATACAGCTGAATTTTTAAAAAAAGAAAAATTGGGTTCCTATAAGAAAAAAAATGGATATTTAAAAATCGAATATTCAAATGATGAATTGTCTTTAAAAATAATAGAGCACATGAAAGAAGCAATGATCAGTATCGAAAAAGATTATCCTGGAAATGTTAAGGTGGAGGTGAAAAACAAATGA
- the rplU gene encoding 50S ribosomal protein L21, with the protein MYAIIDFGGRQYKVEEGQSLLTEKINGVEPGTDYEFDRVILVKNDSEAKVGKPYVEGAKVVAEVVEHGKDRKLKIIKFKGRKQYRKVKGHRQQYTEVKIKKIDM; encoded by the coding sequence ATGTACGCTATTATTGATTTTGGTGGAAGACAATACAAAGTAGAAGAAGGCCAATCATTATTAACTGAAAAAATCAATGGAGTAGAACCAGGAACAGACTACGAATTTGATAGAGTAATTTTAGTTAAAAATGATTCTGAAGCAAAAGTTGGGAAGCCTTACGTTGAAGGGGCAAAAGTAGTTGCTGAAGTTGTGGAACATGGAAAAGATAGAAAACTTAAGATAATTAAGTTTAAAGGAAGAAAACAATATAGAAAAGTTAAAGGCCACAGACAGCAATATACTGAAGTAAAAATAAAAAAAATAGACATGTAA
- the rpsI gene encoding 30S ribosomal protein S9, with protein MAEFVDYYGTGRRKTSVARVHLRPGTGKVKINGKNFDNFVEYFNGNKVWAQHAHEPILTAQSEGKFDFVIRVHGGGYNGQAGAVRLGIARALLEYDPELRSELKKEGMLTRDPRKVERKKYGLRKARKHAQFSKR; from the coding sequence ATGGCTGAATTTGTTGATTACTACGGAACTGGGAGAAGGAAAACATCTGTTGCTAGAGTTCATTTAAGACCTGGCACAGGAAAAGTAAAAATTAATGGAAAAAATTTCGATAATTTTGTTGAATATTTTAATGGAAATAAAGTTTGGGCTCAACACGCTCATGAACCAATTTTAACAGCTCAATCAGAAGGTAAATTTGATTTTGTTATAAGAGTTCATGGTGGTGGTTACAATGGACAAGCTGGAGCAGTAAGATTAGGAATTGCAAGAGCCTTATTAGAATATGATCCTGAATTAAGATCAGAACTCAAAAAAGAAGGTATGTTAACAAGAGACCCAAGAAAAGTAGAAAGAAAAAAGTACGGTCTCAGAAAAGCAAGAAAACACGCTCAATTTTCAAAAAGATAA
- the rpmA gene encoding 50S ribosomal protein L27 — protein sequence MKLDLQLFAKKSGSDQNKHDSNPKYLGIKAGEGRKVNAGTIIMRQRGTKIHPGKNVGLGRDFTLFATKDGVVRFTTKNNRKYANIYDE from the coding sequence ATGAAATTAGATCTTCAACTCTTTGCTAAAAAAAGTGGTTCAGATCAAAATAAACACGATAGCAATCCAAAATACTTAGGAATAAAAGCTGGAGAAGGTAGAAAAGTAAATGCTGGCACAATAATAATGAGACAAAGAGGAACTAAAATTCATCCAGGTAAAAATGTAGGATTGGGTAGAGATTTTACATTATTTGCCACAAAAGATGGAGTAGTAAGATTTACTACTAAAAATAATAGAAAATATGCAAACATTTACGATGAGTAA
- a CDS encoding transglycosylase domain-containing protein has protein sequence MKSFLFGFIITISILMIVFFYSKDFYEDTSSIFLVNSNYNTYLFDDGDMILPTKYKYEYLEDIPNDLLYLLLWSEDRDFYKHNGINPKTMMRAMLINLKNFNISQGGSTLTQQLAKTLYLTYERTAKRKVLDIMLSFFIERSYTKDEILEAYVNSVYLGNDISGFAAASRRYFEKDVDELNIYEKALLVGIINRPVYANPYKYPEEARKEAKILLESLDENNPIFKPESNFESQVNAIDIYPLNYNEEYLDLIYSIKEKEEELNLKGGGYTIKTTFNRDLFNSITPNSSQTAIVINNKSGEIKSFWGGEYSVYQSKKQVGSSIKPFYYVLALDKGFNLNTILPDKEMSFGGWKPENFDKQFRGEVELSQALIHSINIPSIYLASHIENSPTKSVERIKNFLKEDLEIEANYPDDLTIALGTLETNPFNMVRAINIFPNYGIIPEIYAIEEIYDRKGNLIYKNYPSIQKRIDEISVETYSAMNQLLRRVVTEGSAQRANAEGIDLHGKTGSPELSTWFVGYTGNKSISVRIDGKDLLSSSSSVPFAKQIAENFIYTGYNSEVPTYINTSNFEQKADFFNEPVIFLSKGYDFEEYLEKKKFQEDPEVLKEKIENIIDELEYIYPDISKKLKDWMNLNLVDFIKSPYSFIQNGYDLETYLENIEINPEIVHKLKQLSNELSYVYPYESQLINKFLKEKGY, from the coding sequence ATGAAAAGTTTTTTATTTGGATTTATAATAACAATTTCAATATTAATGATTGTATTTTTTTATTCTAAAGATTTTTATGAAGATACTTCTTCAATATTTTTGGTTAACTCAAATTATAATACATATCTTTTTGATGATGGAGATATGATACTCCCCACAAAATATAAGTATGAATATTTAGAAGATATACCAAACGATCTCTTGTATTTGTTATTATGGAGCGAAGATAGAGATTTTTATAAACACAACGGTATAAACCCAAAGACTATGATGAGGGCTATGTTGATCAACCTAAAAAATTTTAATATTTCTCAAGGAGGGTCAACCTTAACTCAACAATTGGCAAAAACACTATATCTAACTTATGAGAGAACGGCAAAGAGAAAAGTTCTTGATATAATGCTTTCATTTTTTATAGAGAGAAGCTATACGAAAGATGAGATTTTAGAAGCTTACGTAAATAGTGTTTATTTGGGGAACGATATTTCTGGGTTTGCAGCAGCATCCAGAAGATATTTTGAAAAAGATGTTGATGAATTAAATATATATGAAAAAGCACTCTTGGTTGGCATTATAAATAGGCCCGTCTATGCAAACCCATATAAATACCCAGAAGAAGCAAGAAAAGAAGCCAAGATATTACTTGAATCATTAGATGAGAATAATCCTATATTTAAGCCAGAGTCAAATTTTGAATCACAGGTTAATGCCATAGATATATATCCTCTTAACTACAATGAAGAATATTTAGATTTAATATATTCCATAAAAGAAAAAGAAGAAGAATTGAATTTAAAAGGCGGAGGTTATACTATAAAAACCACTTTCAATAGAGATCTTTTTAATTCTATTACTCCTAATTCAAGTCAAACAGCTATAGTAATTAACAATAAATCTGGAGAGATAAAAAGCTTTTGGGGAGGAGAATATTCAGTATACCAGTCGAAAAAACAAGTTGGGTCTAGTATAAAACCTTTTTATTATGTTCTTGCGTTAGATAAAGGCTTTAACTTAAATACTATACTACCTGATAAAGAGATGTCTTTTGGTGGTTGGAAACCTGAAAACTTTGATAAGCAGTTCCGTGGAGAAGTTGAACTAAGTCAAGCTTTAATACATTCTATAAATATTCCTTCTATATATTTAGCTTCTCATATAGAAAATTCTCCAACAAAATCAGTTGAAAGAATCAAAAACTTTTTGAAAGAGGATCTGGAAATCGAGGCAAATTATCCAGATGATTTAACAATAGCTTTAGGTACTTTAGAAACTAACCCCTTCAATATGGTTAGAGCAATAAACATTTTTCCGAATTATGGTATAATTCCTGAAATATATGCTATTGAAGAGATATATGATAGAAAAGGCAATTTAATATATAAAAATTATCCTTCTATTCAAAAAAGGATAGATGAAATATCTGTTGAAACATACTCGGCAATGAATCAACTTTTGAGAAGGGTGGTAACAGAAGGATCCGCACAACGAGCCAATGCTGAGGGAATTGACTTGCACGGTAAAACGGGTTCTCCAGAATTATCTACATGGTTTGTTGGTTATACGGGAAATAAAAGTATTTCTGTAAGAATTGATGGGAAAGATTTATTATCTTCAAGTTCTTCCGTTCCATTTGCAAAGCAAATAGCAGAGAATTTTATATATACTGGATACAATTCAGAAGTTCCAACTTACATTAATACGTCAAACTTTGAACAAAAAGCTGATTTCTTCAACGAACCTGTTATCTTTTTAAGTAAAGGATACGATTTTGAAGAATATCTCGAAAAGAAAAAATTTCAAGAAGATCCAGAAGTTTTAAAAGAGAAAATAGAAAATATTATTGATGAATTAGAATATATTTATCCTGATATTTCAAAAAAATTAAAGGATTGGATGAATTTAAATTTGGTAGATTTTATAAAATCACCGTATTCTTTTATACAAAACGGTTATGATCTTGAAACTTATTTAGAAAATATTGAGATCAATCCAGAAATAGTTCACAAATTAAAACAACTCTCAAATGAATTAAGCTATGTATATCCATATGAATCTCAACTAATAAATAAATTTTTAAAAGAGAAGGGATATTGA
- the rplM gene encoding 50S ribosomal protein L13: MNSKMIQKSYMANQEDSRNKKWFIIDAEGKTLGRLAGQIAKVLQGKHKPTYTPHIDMGDFVVVINAEKVVLTGRKMEQKTYFRHTGYPGGGRTSHIKDVMEKHPERVIEHAVKGMLPKTILGKKMIKKLKVYAGEKHPHDAQKPENLEL, from the coding sequence ATGAACTCAAAAATGATTCAAAAATCATATATGGCTAATCAAGAAGATTCAAGGAACAAAAAATGGTTCATAATAGATGCTGAAGGGAAAACTTTAGGTAGATTAGCTGGACAAATTGCAAAAGTTTTACAAGGCAAACACAAACCTACATACACTCCACACATAGATATGGGAGATTTTGTAGTTGTAATAAACGCTGAAAAAGTTGTTTTAACTGGAAGAAAAATGGAGCAAAAAACATATTTCAGACATACAGGCTACCCAGGCGGAGGAAGAACATCTCACATAAAGGATGTAATGGAAAAACATCCTGAAAGAGTTATCGAACACGCTGTAAAAGGCATGTTACCTAAAACAATATTGGGTAAGAAAATGATCAAAAAACTAAAGGTTTATGCAGGAGAAAAGCATCCACACGATGCACAAAAACCTGAAAACCTTGAATTATAG
- a CDS encoding PP2C family protein-serine/threonine phosphatase, with protein MDNFYDKIYNKLNETLNIYKDKVSDEKIVKKRSEYLIDKYLKELNNYKIQMEENTLILEAQYEEISRIYEELTTVLEISKLVFANKDPRLSIETIVERLKSSIIFKNIVVGEFVNFDKSLDFKPLFLDLVDLDYENINPLINLFKKNEEPKTILKETDEINSKDTSFILLPIKSQIKTWGFILLYGKTDNSFYLASDKKIMESVTEQIAFGFDTINYLDEKIEQQKINEQMKLAREIQSSLLPDEIPEIANVSTSAFYRSAYEVGGDYYDIIKISNHEILGLVADVSGKGVPAALIMSSLRAIVRSKAEENKGLMEMVNYLNKYLNKNIPDDRFVTAIFVLINSKTKKVQVINAGHNTTPYLKDGKVHYIDSTGLPLGVSEDFGYEIEAIEYEKEFLIANFTDGVTEARNEYKEEYGEKRLENVIKEISKKNTNVIVKSIIDSVDQFVKETPQHDDITLLIIKGF; from the coding sequence ATGGATAATTTCTATGATAAAATATATAATAAATTAAATGAAACACTTAATATATACAAAGATAAAGTTTCTGATGAAAAAATAGTAAAAAAGAGAAGTGAATATTTAATTGATAAGTATTTAAAAGAATTGAACAACTACAAAATTCAAATGGAAGAAAATACTTTGATCTTAGAAGCTCAATACGAAGAAATATCAAGAATTTATGAAGAACTTACAACCGTTTTAGAGATATCTAAGCTTGTTTTTGCCAATAAAGACCCTCGATTATCGATAGAAACAATTGTAGAAAGATTAAAAAGCTCAATAATTTTTAAAAATATTGTAGTCGGAGAATTTGTGAACTTTGACAAATCATTGGACTTCAAGCCTTTGTTTCTTGATTTGGTTGATTTAGATTATGAAAACATCAACCCATTGATCAATTTATTTAAAAAAAACGAAGAACCAAAAACTATTTTAAAAGAGACTGATGAGATAAATTCTAAAGATACATCATTTATACTTTTGCCTATTAAGTCACAAATAAAAACATGGGGTTTTATTCTTTTGTACGGAAAAACTGATAACTCTTTTTATTTAGCCTCTGATAAAAAAATAATGGAATCAGTTACAGAACAAATAGCTTTTGGCTTTGATACAATTAACTATTTAGATGAAAAAATTGAACAACAAAAGATAAACGAACAAATGAAACTTGCAAGAGAAATCCAATCATCTTTACTTCCAGATGAAATTCCAGAAATAGCCAATGTTTCTACATCTGCTTTTTATAGATCTGCTTACGAAGTGGGCGGAGATTATTATGATATAATAAAGATAAGTAATCACGAAATTTTAGGATTAGTTGCTGACGTTTCCGGTAAAGGCGTTCCAGCGGCTTTAATAATGAGCTCTCTTAGAGCTATAGTGAGAAGCAAAGCAGAAGAAAATAAAGGCTTAATGGAAATGGTAAATTATTTAAACAAATATTTAAACAAAAATATTCCAGATGATAGGTTTGTAACCGCTATTTTTGTATTGATAAATTCAAAAACTAAAAAAGTACAAGTAATAAACGCAGGCCATAACACAACTCCATATTTAAAAGATGGTAAAGTGCATTATATTGATTCAACTGGTTTGCCATTAGGAGTTTCAGAAGATTTTGGTTATGAAATAGAAGCAATCGAGTACGAAAAAGAATTTTTAATAGCAAATTTCACAGATGGTGTAACAGAGGCAAGAAATGAATATAAAGAGGAGTATGGAGAAAAAAGACTTGAAAATGTAATAAAAGAGATAAGTAAAAAAAATACCAATGTAATAGTTAAAAGTATAATAGACTCTGTGGACCAATTTGTAAAAGAAACACCTCAACACGATGATATAACTTTACTTATAATAAAAGGTTTTTAG
- a CDS encoding ECF transporter S component, with protein MKAKRIATSGIFGVIAFLITFIEFPIFPVLPFLKFDASDSIIIFSNLVYGFVPSLLTLIVKSFLFLFKSGDGGPIGILMNFISGFVFIGVFQLIKNKINIFISYFIASTFVGLAMYIANYYIAIPIYTNAKTPDFINSLGLTITNFFILIILFNIIKFMVDSLIAYFFDKKLEKYINP; from the coding sequence ATGAAAGCTAAAAGAATTGCAACCTCTGGAATTTTTGGAGTAATTGCTTTTTTAATAACATTTATAGAATTTCCTATATTTCCAGTGCTTCCATTTTTGAAATTTGATGCAAGTGATTCCATAATAATTTTTTCAAATTTGGTTTATGGTTTTGTACCTTCGTTACTAACTTTAATAGTAAAGAGTTTTTTGTTCTTGTTTAAAAGTGGTGACGGTGGACCAATTGGAATTCTAATGAATTTCATTTCTGGATTTGTATTTATAGGAGTTTTTCAACTAATAAAGAATAAGATCAATATTTTTATTTCTTATTTTATAGCGTCAACATTTGTAGGGTTAGCAATGTATATTGCAAATTATTACATAGCAATTCCAATATATACAAATGCCAAAACACCAGATTTTATTAACTCATTAGGTTTAACCATTACAAATTTTTTTATACTAATAATATTATTTAACATAATCAAATTTATGGTTGACTCGTTAATAGCTTATTTTTTTGACAAAAAATTAGAAAAATATATAAATCCGTGA
- a CDS encoding TIGR03936 family radical SAM-associated protein, translating into MKYLLSFKKSGKLIYNGHLDTIRIIEESLRRAKCPFEFSKGFNPKPLFSFSNPIPFGYINRNFFLTVETKKSFDFSSFDVYTPRGLNLNFYKEVDDKFRLSKALKGFDFKVYLSENLFYDFENIKVIQKGKSEYKKEAIFEELRIHKNKNNVFMLKYYQDYNMIYNILKIFNIQDYKEFLCFPICDKTYWR; encoded by the coding sequence ATGAAATATCTTTTAAGCTTTAAAAAATCAGGGAAATTGATTTACAATGGTCATCTGGATACTATAAGAATAATTGAAGAATCATTGAGACGAGCAAAATGCCCTTTTGAATTTTCTAAAGGATTCAACCCCAAGCCTTTATTTTCTTTTTCAAATCCCATTCCATTCGGATATATAAATAGAAATTTTTTCCTAACTGTTGAGACTAAAAAATCATTTGATTTTTCATCTTTTGATGTTTATACACCAAGGGGTTTAAATCTAAATTTTTATAAGGAAGTAGACGATAAGTTCAGGCTTTCAAAAGCACTTAAAGGTTTTGACTTTAAAGTATATCTATCTGAAAATCTTTTCTATGATTTTGAAAATATAAAAGTTATTCAAAAAGGGAAGTCAGAATACAAGAAGGAAGCTATTTTTGAAGAACTAAGAATACATAAAAATAAAAATAATGTTTTTATGTTAAAATATTATCAAGATTACAATATGATTTATAACATTTTAAAGATATTTAATATACAAGATTATAAAGAATTTTTATGTTTTCCAATTTGTGATAAGACTTACTGGAGGTAA
- a CDS encoding response regulator transcription factor, whose translation MKRILVVDDSNVLRRIITFNLKSAGYEVMEAVNGKEGLDKIESENPDMIFLDIMMPVMDGFTVLKELKKINCKIPVVVLTAKGGESDEEMALNLGAKKVITKPFSPKFLVDTVSELLGDNDG comes from the coding sequence ATGAAAAGAATTTTAGTTGTCGATGATTCTAATGTTTTAAGAAGAATAATAACTTTTAATTTAAAATCAGCTGGTTATGAAGTAATGGAAGCTGTTAACGGGAAAGAAGGGTTAGATAAAATTGAGTCTGAAAATCCTGATATGATTTTTTTGGATATCATGATGCCTGTTATGGATGGTTTTACTGTTTTAAAAGAACTTAAAAAAATCAATTGTAAAATACCAGTAGTTGTTTTGACTGCAAAAGGTGGAGAATCAGATGAAGAAATGGCTCTCAACCTTGGGGCCAAAAAAGTTATAACTAAACCTTTTAGTCCAAAATTTTTAGTAGACACCGTGTCAGAACTTCTTGGAGATAACGATGGATAA
- the dnaG gene encoding DNA primase, producing MAEKYNNFRQITEKIKENLSIEDVLSSYINVKKAGKNYTALCPFHAEDTPSFYIFPETQTYHCFGCSAHGDVINFIKEYENLSFVDALKKAASLAGVKLDLDIKTKPKEIELNESYLKITHEKLLSLKKGHKVWRFLEKRGINENTVKEFELGFSSGNEVEKSLDDTLFETKMAVEMGLMNNGKEFFYNRLIIPIKDPKGMIVGFAGRAIDEDTKPKYVNSKENKFFKKSKILYLFDKSKKYIEENDMAIITEGFFDAIAMHNSGYKNTVAVLGSNLTKDHAFELMKKTNKVITMFDMDSAGEKATLSAIDTLFSKNFQIAVANYEAKDPDELIRKTGKKNLAEVLKKSYKFHEYIIDVNKKHYNLDNEFAMEQYLKEMARWYKKFETYKRYEIMDAFITKISKDFLKDKELIEKILREHSKRLRDSKVIIKQNTHSPQNIEKQIRYDLGKSFIYLWLKYPEYREKIMEIADEEMPENPLREFISLLKEGKKLPEILEASSDELSEIVSEIWKVDYSFNPERIMYELEKTFKKIKTNREIEKLKSNLKNEEDYTKRAELTKRIIKLYSKIKNNGGNNPYGQK from the coding sequence ATGGCAGAGAAATACAATAATTTTAGGCAAATAACTGAAAAAATAAAAGAGAACCTTAGTATTGAAGATGTTTTGTCTTCTTATATAAATGTAAAAAAAGCTGGGAAAAATTACACAGCTTTATGTCCATTTCACGCTGAAGACACGCCTTCTTTTTATATTTTCCCTGAAACACAAACATATCATTGCTTTGGCTGTAGTGCACATGGAGATGTAATTAATTTTATAAAAGAATATGAAAATTTGAGTTTTGTTGATGCATTAAAAAAAGCTGCTTCCTTAGCTGGTGTTAAATTAGATTTAGATATAAAAACCAAGCCTAAAGAAATAGAGCTAAACGAATCATATCTAAAAATCACTCATGAAAAATTATTGAGCTTAAAAAAAGGCCACAAAGTTTGGAGATTTTTGGAAAAAAGAGGGATAAATGAAAATACTGTAAAAGAATTTGAACTAGGATTCTCTTCAGGTAATGAAGTTGAAAAATCATTAGATGATACATTATTCGAAACAAAGATGGCTGTTGAAATGGGATTGATGAATAATGGTAAAGAATTCTTTTACAATAGATTAATAATACCTATAAAAGATCCAAAAGGAATGATAGTTGGCTTTGCGGGAAGAGCTATTGATGAAGACACAAAGCCTAAATATGTTAACTCAAAAGAGAATAAATTTTTTAAAAAATCCAAAATATTGTATTTATTTGATAAATCAAAAAAATACATCGAAGAAAATGATATGGCTATTATAACAGAGGGCTTTTTTGATGCTATTGCTATGCATAACTCTGGTTATAAGAATACAGTTGCCGTATTGGGATCAAACTTAACAAAAGATCATGCCTTTGAGCTTATGAAAAAAACAAACAAAGTAATAACTATGTTTGATATGGATTCAGCAGGAGAAAAAGCAACTTTATCTGCCATAGATACTTTATTTTCAAAAAATTTTCAAATAGCTGTAGCTAATTATGAGGCAAAAGATCCTGATGAACTCATAAGGAAAACAGGAAAAAAAAATCTTGCAGAAGTTTTAAAAAAATCCTATAAATTTCATGAATATATTATAGATGTTAATAAAAAACATTATAATCTTGATAATGAATTTGCCATGGAGCAGTATCTGAAAGAGATGGCAAGATGGTATAAAAAATTTGAAACCTATAAAAGATATGAAATTATGGATGCATTTATAACAAAAATTTCAAAAGATTTTTTGAAAGATAAAGAGTTAATAGAAAAAATATTGCGAGAACATTCAAAAAGATTAAGAGATAGCAAGGTAATCATAAAACAAAATACACATAGTCCTCAAAATATCGAAAAACAAATAAGATATGATTTAGGTAAGTCTTTTATATATTTATGGTTAAAATATCCTGAATATAGAGAAAAAATAATGGAAATTGCCGACGAAGAAATGCCTGAAAATCCGCTCAGAGAATTTATTTCTTTGTTAAAAGAAGGGAAAAAACTTCCAGAAATATTAGAAGCATCTTCAGATGAACTATCTGAAATTGTTTCTGAAATTTGGAAAGTTGATTATTCATTCAATCCTGAAAGGATAATGTACGAATTAGAAAAAACTTTTAAAAAGATAAAAACAAATCGAGAGATAGAAAAATTAAAATCTAATCTCAAAAATGAAGAAGATTATACTAAAAGAGCAGAGTTGACTAAACGAATTATTAAATTATATTCAAAAATAAAGAATAAT